In Streptomyces seoulensis, the following are encoded in one genomic region:
- a CDS encoding alpha/beta hydrolase, with amino-acid sequence MPNPSRPRAAALTTSAVLMAALLAGCGGSGHGDLTKQKLQWKDCPAPSAPEGGGPAPSPLPGGAKWQCSTMLAPLDWAKPKGDTIGIALIRAKADGPAKDRIGSLVFNFGGPGGSGVTTLPAFAEDYAALRTRYDLVSFDPRGVGRSAPVLCESDSQLDTFFQQDATPENTAEQKQLIARTEKFNNACEQRSPKILPHVRTTDAARDMDLMRQVLGDSKLHYFGISYGTELGGVYAHLFPKHVGRAVFDAVVDPTQTPEEGALSQARGFQLALDNFAEDCTSKVEDCPVGDTPDDVKNRIAKLLKDLEKKPIPGIYPRQLTQTAATNGIAQSLYSKDFWEYLTEGLEQAYDGDGRVLMLLSDSMNGRSENGDYSNITPANLAINCSDEKPRYSAAYIQSKLPDFRGASPVFGDYLAWGMAGCTDWAVPGAADHPDVHAPGAAPILVVGNTGDPATPYEGARAMVDALGKGVAVELTYKGQGHGAYDSKNKCVQKAVNDYLLTGKTPEPNTVCG; translated from the coding sequence ATGCCGAACCCTTCCCGGCCGCGCGCCGCCGCCCTGACGACCAGTGCCGTGCTGATGGCCGCCCTGCTGGCCGGCTGCGGCGGTTCGGGGCACGGGGATCTGACGAAGCAGAAGCTTCAGTGGAAGGACTGCCCCGCCCCCTCCGCGCCGGAGGGCGGCGGCCCGGCACCGTCGCCGCTGCCCGGCGGCGCGAAGTGGCAGTGCTCCACCATGCTGGCGCCCCTGGACTGGGCCAAGCCCAAGGGCGACACCATCGGCATCGCGCTGATCCGCGCCAAGGCGGACGGCCCGGCGAAGGACCGGATCGGCTCGCTGGTGTTCAACTTCGGCGGGCCCGGCGGCAGCGGTGTCACCACGCTGCCCGCGTTCGCCGAGGACTACGCGGCCCTGCGCACCCGGTACGACCTGGTCAGCTTCGACCCGCGCGGGGTCGGGCGCAGCGCGCCGGTGCTGTGCGAGAGCGACTCCCAGCTGGACACGTTCTTCCAGCAGGACGCGACGCCGGAGAACACCGCCGAGCAGAAGCAACTCATCGCCCGCACCGAGAAGTTCAACAACGCGTGCGAGCAGCGGTCCCCGAAGATCCTGCCCCATGTGCGTACCACGGACGCGGCCCGCGACATGGACCTGATGCGGCAGGTGCTGGGCGACTCCAAGCTGCACTACTTCGGCATCTCGTACGGGACCGAACTCGGCGGTGTGTACGCGCACTTGTTCCCCAAGCACGTGGGGCGGGCCGTGTTCGACGCGGTGGTGGACCCCACCCAGACGCCGGAGGAGGGCGCCCTCAGCCAGGCGCGCGGGTTCCAGCTCGCGCTGGACAACTTCGCCGAGGACTGCACGTCCAAGGTCGAGGACTGCCCGGTCGGGGACACCCCGGACGACGTGAAGAACCGTATCGCCAAGCTGCTGAAGGACCTGGAGAAGAAGCCCATCCCCGGTATCTATCCCCGCCAGTTGACCCAGACCGCGGCGACCAACGGCATCGCGCAGTCGCTGTACTCCAAGGACTTCTGGGAGTACCTCACCGAGGGTCTGGAGCAGGCGTACGACGGGGACGGCAGGGTGCTGATGCTGCTGTCCGACTCGATGAACGGGCGGTCGGAGAACGGCGACTACAGCAACATCACCCCGGCCAACCTCGCCATCAACTGCTCGGACGAGAAGCCCCGTTACTCCGCGGCCTACATCCAGTCCAAGCTGCCCGACTTCCGGGGGGCCTCCCCCGTCTTCGGCGACTACCTCGCCTGGGGCATGGCCGGCTGCACCGACTGGGCCGTCCCCGGCGCCGCCGACCACCCCGACGTGCACGCCCCCGGCGCCGCCCCCATCCTCGTCGTCGGCAACACCGGCGACCCCGCGACCCCCTACGAGGGCGCCCGCGCCATGGTCGACGCCCTCGGCAAGGGCGTCGCCGTCGAACTCACCTACAAGGGCCAGGGACACGGCGCGTACGACAGCAAGAACAAGTGCGTCCAGAAGGCGGTCAACGACTACCTCCTGACCGGCAAGACCCCGGAGCCGAACACCGTCTGCGGCTGA